A DNA window from Agrobacterium vaccinii contains the following coding sequences:
- the cobT gene encoding cobaltochelatase subunit CobT, with protein MAGRGDNVRPKSGMMIDAEPLRQAITGCVRSIAGDSEVEVVFANERPGLAGERMRLPEISKKPTAQEIAVTRGLGDSMALRLACHDADVHASMAPQGPDARLIFDAVEQARVESIGAQRMPGMASNIRAMNTEKYAKANFVNINTQEDAPLAEAVAMMVREKLTGEKPPESAGKVLDLWRPFIEDKASADLRDISTVVEDQKAFSRLIRKMLTSMQMAEDFGDEEDQPESQETESEEDQPASNETQDEQVEEEAGSDAAPAEESEASQEQMEDGEMDGAEMSEDEMSDDLDEDSETPGETRRPNSPFDDFNEKVDYRIFTQEFDEEISAEELCDEAELDRLRAFLDKQLAHLQGAVGRLANRLQRRLMAQQNRSWDFDLEEGYLDPARLVRLIIDPMQPLSFKKERDTKFRDTVVSLVIDNSGSMRGRPITVAATCADILARTLERSGVKVEILGFTTKAWKGGQSREQWLAGGKQPSPGRLNDLRHIVYKSADAPWRRARRNLGLMMREGLLKENIDGEALMWAHNRLINRPEQRKIMMMISDGAPVDDSTLSVNPGNYLERHLRAVIEQIETRSSVELLAIGIGHDVTRYYRRAVTIVDADELAGAMTEQLAALFEDTSTAPRRGGRMRRAV; from the coding sequence ATGGCAGGCCGCGGCGACAATGTGAGACCCAAATCCGGAATGATGATCGACGCAGAACCGCTGCGTCAGGCTATCACAGGATGCGTCCGCTCTATCGCTGGTGACAGCGAAGTCGAAGTCGTCTTCGCCAACGAACGCCCGGGTCTTGCCGGTGAGCGCATGCGCCTGCCGGAAATCTCCAAGAAGCCGACTGCCCAGGAAATCGCGGTGACCCGTGGTCTGGGCGATTCCATGGCTCTGCGCCTTGCCTGCCACGACGCCGATGTTCACGCCAGCATGGCACCGCAGGGGCCGGATGCACGGCTGATCTTCGACGCTGTTGAGCAGGCGCGTGTCGAATCCATCGGTGCCCAGCGCATGCCTGGCATGGCCTCCAACATCCGCGCCATGAACACCGAGAAATACGCCAAAGCGAATTTCGTCAACATCAATACCCAGGAAGATGCGCCGCTGGCGGAAGCCGTGGCGATGATGGTTCGCGAGAAGCTGACCGGCGAAAAGCCGCCTGAAAGCGCCGGCAAGGTGCTCGACCTCTGGCGTCCTTTCATCGAAGACAAGGCCTCTGCCGACCTTCGCGACATCTCGACCGTTGTCGAAGACCAGAAGGCATTCTCCAGGCTCATCCGCAAGATGCTGACCTCCATGCAGATGGCGGAGGATTTCGGCGACGAAGAAGATCAGCCCGAAAGCCAGGAAACCGAGAGCGAAGAAGACCAGCCCGCCAGCAACGAAACGCAGGACGAGCAGGTCGAAGAGGAAGCCGGCTCCGATGCCGCCCCTGCCGAAGAGAGCGAAGCCTCTCAGGAGCAGATGGAAGACGGCGAAATGGATGGCGCCGAGATGTCTGAGGACGAAATGTCCGACGACCTCGATGAGGATTCCGAAACACCGGGTGAAACACGCCGCCCCAACAGCCCCTTCGATGATTTCAACGAGAAGGTCGATTACCGCATCTTCACGCAGGAGTTCGATGAGGAGATTTCTGCCGAGGAGCTCTGTGACGAAGCCGAGTTGGATCGCCTTCGCGCCTTCCTCGACAAGCAGCTTGCGCATTTGCAGGGTGCTGTTGGTCGCTTAGCCAACCGTTTGCAGCGCCGTCTGATGGCACAGCAGAACCGCTCCTGGGACTTCGATCTGGAAGAGGGTTATCTCGATCCGGCGCGTCTGGTTCGCCTTATCATCGATCCGATGCAGCCGCTGTCCTTCAAAAAGGAACGCGATACGAAGTTCCGCGATACGGTCGTGTCGCTGGTCATCGATAATTCCGGCTCCATGCGCGGTCGCCCGATCACGGTTGCCGCCACCTGCGCCGATATTCTGGCGCGCACGCTGGAACGGTCCGGCGTCAAGGTCGAAATTCTCGGCTTCACGACCAAGGCCTGGAAGGGTGGACAGTCGCGCGAGCAGTGGCTGGCCGGTGGCAAGCAACCGTCACCCGGTCGCCTGAACGATCTGCGCCACATCGTCTACAAATCCGCCGATGCCCCTTGGCGTCGGGCGCGGCGCAATCTCGGTCTGATGATGCGCGAGGGCCTGCTGAAAGAGAATATCGACGGGGAAGCCCTGATGTGGGCCCACAACCGCCTGATCAATCGCCCCGAGCAGCGCAAGATCATGATGATGATCTCGGACGGTGCGCCGGTGGATGATTCCACCTTGTCGGTCAATCCCGGCAACTATCTGGAACGGCATCTTCGCGCCGTCATCGAGCAGATCGAAACGCGCTCCTCCGTCGAATTGCTGGCCATCGGCATCGGGCATGATGTGACACGTTATTATCGCCGCGCCGTCACCATCGTGGATGCGGACGAGTTGGCCGGTGCGATGACGGAGCAGCTCGCCGCTCTGTTCGAAGATACCAGCACGGCTCCGCGCCGCGGCGGCAGGATGCGCCGTGCCGTTTAA
- a CDS encoding esterase-like activity of phytase family protein: MMPSVRAAFTGMLLALSALYPSAMAASTVDVTVTATPISAFKVGSEQTRFGKLEFVGGLILKSPEPLFGAISSIRFMEDGKNFLAVLDTGHWLSGAIERGSSGKLAGLSHVQIDPMLDENGQEAKRKVDMDAEGLALRRGQAFVSYEQRPRIGIYPIEGRATAKPVGRLPHLIPDSEFRRNAGMETLALSPSDGLLKGAMVTVAEASLDSGGHLFAAVLEGPRKGLFAVVKDSSYSVTDGVFLADGDLVLLERRFNFAQGVGMRIRRIKGDTIRPGAVVDGDILIEADLSNQIDNMEGMDVIEGSDGTRRIILVSDDNHSFLQRNVMLEFRLTD; the protein is encoded by the coding sequence ATGATGCCGTCTGTCAGGGCTGCCTTCACGGGCATGCTGCTCGCCCTTTCGGCGCTCTATCCATCCGCAATGGCCGCGTCCACCGTTGACGTTACGGTCACCGCCACTCCTATCTCTGCCTTCAAGGTCGGCTCTGAACAGACCCGGTTCGGGAAGCTGGAATTTGTCGGTGGATTGATCCTGAAGTCCCCCGAGCCGCTTTTCGGTGCCATCTCCAGCATTCGCTTCATGGAAGACGGCAAGAACTTTCTAGCCGTGCTGGACACCGGTCACTGGCTGAGTGGTGCCATCGAGCGTGGCTCATCCGGCAAGCTTGCCGGGCTCTCGCATGTCCAGATCGATCCGATGCTGGACGAAAACGGGCAGGAAGCGAAGCGCAAGGTCGATATGGACGCAGAAGGGCTGGCTCTGCGCAGGGGGCAGGCCTTCGTCAGTTACGAACAACGACCCCGGATCGGCATCTACCCCATTGAAGGTCGCGCTACGGCAAAGCCCGTGGGGCGTTTGCCGCATCTCATCCCTGACAGCGAGTTTCGTCGCAATGCGGGCATGGAGACCTTGGCGCTTTCCCCCTCCGATGGACTTTTGAAAGGTGCCATGGTCACCGTGGCAGAGGCCAGCCTCGACAGCGGAGGTCATCTCTTCGCTGCCGTTTTGGAGGGGCCGCGTAAGGGCCTGTTCGCGGTGGTGAAGGACAGTTCTTATTCGGTCACGGATGGCGTTTTCCTCGCCGATGGCGATCTGGTGCTTCTGGAGCGCCGCTTCAATTTTGCGCAAGGCGTCGGCATGCGCATCCGCCGCATCAAGGGCGACACGATCAGGCCCGGTGCGGTCGTGGACGGAGACATCCTCATCGAAGCCGATTTGTCGAACCAGATCGACAACATGGAAGGCATGGATGTCATAGAGGGGTCAGATGGTACCCGCCGCATCATTCTGGTGTCCGATGACAATCACTCTTTTTTACAGCGAAACGTCATGTTGGAGTTTAGACTGACGGACTGA
- a CDS encoding efflux RND transporter permease subunit: MNISEIFIRRPVATILLMIGVLLAGVSAYRNLPVAALPQADFPTINVSAQLAGAAPDTMASSVATPLIKQFETIAGIDTITASSSLGSTQITIQFNLSRNIDAAAADVQAAIARTQRQLPDNMTSPPSYRKANPADAAVIILAVTGDGAELTKMDDLAENVISPALSTISGVAQAQIFGAKTYAVRVEVDPSKLASRGISLDGLSDTLAAANDQSPIGTLQNSSQALTLDASTQRTDAASFSTLIIANPNGRIVRLQDVATVNDSVEVVNQGSWLDGTPAIVLSVQRQPGANTVAVVDAIKAKLPELQASLPANMHINVVNDASVSIRAAVGDVEMTLMVTLGLVILVIYLFLRQVWATFIPGLAVPLSLVATLGAMYALGFSIDNISLLGLTLSVGLVVDDAIVMLENIVRKVEEGMPPFQAAIEGASEVTGTIISMSISLVAVFLPILLMGGIVGRVLNEFGVVVTLAIMSSALVSLTVTPMLAARLPHHAPPENPKKTLFDRATDAYGSSVGWCLRHRFVVIIMFLLTLVGSGWMFSSLARSFFPTEDIGLLTVSTQARQDISYKAMSGLQSQAATILSADPAVAHVTSTLGSGPGGSALNSGTLLVQLKPADQRPALETTLASLRRSLAGIAGLKTFITPQQSLRFGGRSTQSLYQVVLQSIDASAARQWSQTLGDAMRADSSYFVDVASDLQDNALQAHVEVDKDRANSLGVTSESLRKTLEAAFGSYVATQIQTTGNSYDVIIEYDQSVDWTEQSLASLRVASSSGTLVPLSSFATITRKPGPVTVNQTGQLTSVTLSFNLPAGVSLGTATAQIDALKQQIQLPSSVTTNLAGAAQIFKQTSDSTGLLIGAAILTIYIVLGVFYESFLHPLTILSGLPSAAFGALLTLKLFGFDLSIIALIGLLMLIGIVKKNAIMMIDVALTLQRDEHMPTLDAIHEAAVRRLRPIMMTTFCALFGALPIALGTGASSELRQPLGIAVVGGLIVSQVLTLFMTPVIFVEVERFSEFLKSLWTRRHPEPVTQ; this comes from the coding sequence ATGAATATTTCTGAAATATTCATCCGCAGGCCAGTGGCGACGATCCTGCTGATGATCGGCGTTCTTCTGGCCGGTGTTTCCGCCTATCGCAACTTGCCGGTCGCCGCCCTGCCGCAGGCCGACTTCCCCACCATCAACGTGTCCGCACAGCTTGCCGGTGCCGCACCGGATACGATGGCGAGTTCCGTTGCCACGCCGCTTATCAAGCAGTTCGAAACCATTGCCGGTATCGATACGATCACCGCGAGTTCGTCGCTGGGCAGCACCCAGATCACCATCCAGTTCAATCTTTCGCGCAATATCGATGCCGCCGCTGCCGACGTGCAAGCCGCCATTGCCCGCACCCAGCGGCAATTGCCCGATAACATGACATCGCCGCCAAGTTACCGTAAGGCAAACCCGGCAGATGCCGCCGTCATCATCTTAGCCGTGACGGGCGATGGGGCCGAACTCACCAAAATGGACGATCTGGCGGAAAACGTCATTTCTCCGGCGCTATCGACGATTTCCGGCGTCGCCCAGGCACAGATTTTCGGCGCGAAGACCTATGCTGTGCGCGTCGAGGTCGATCCGTCGAAGCTTGCCAGTCGCGGCATTTCTCTGGACGGTCTTTCAGACACGCTCGCTGCCGCCAACGACCAGTCTCCGATCGGCACGCTCCAGAATTCGTCGCAGGCGTTGACGCTTGACGCATCGACCCAGCGCACCGATGCCGCGTCCTTCAGCACGCTCATCATCGCCAACCCGAACGGTCGCATCGTGCGTTTGCAGGACGTCGCCACCGTCAACGACAGCGTGGAGGTCGTCAATCAGGGCAGCTGGCTGGACGGCACGCCTGCCATCGTGCTGTCCGTGCAGCGCCAGCCGGGTGCAAACACCGTCGCCGTGGTCGATGCCATCAAGGCGAAGCTCCCGGAATTGCAGGCCAGTTTGCCTGCAAACATGCACATCAACGTCGTCAACGACGCATCTGTCTCCATTCGGGCTGCCGTCGGCGATGTCGAGATGACGTTGATGGTCACGCTTGGCCTCGTCATTCTGGTCATCTACCTGTTTCTGCGCCAGGTCTGGGCAACGTTCATCCCTGGCCTTGCCGTGCCTCTCTCGCTGGTCGCGACACTCGGTGCCATGTACGCGCTGGGCTTTTCCATCGACAACATCTCGCTGCTCGGGCTGACACTCTCGGTGGGTCTCGTGGTGGATGATGCCATCGTCATGCTGGAGAACATCGTCCGAAAGGTCGAAGAGGGCATGCCGCCGTTTCAGGCTGCCATCGAAGGTGCCAGCGAAGTGACCGGCACCATCATTTCCATGTCCATATCGCTCGTCGCGGTCTTTCTGCCTATTCTCTTGATGGGAGGAATCGTCGGGCGCGTTCTCAACGAATTCGGCGTCGTGGTAACGCTCGCCATCATGTCGTCGGCGTTGGTTTCGCTCACCGTCACGCCGATGCTCGCCGCACGTCTACCCCATCACGCGCCGCCGGAGAATCCGAAGAAGACGCTGTTCGACCGCGCGACGGATGCCTATGGCAGCTCTGTCGGCTGGTGTCTGCGGCACCGCTTCGTTGTTATCATCATGTTCCTGCTGACGCTGGTCGGCTCCGGCTGGATGTTTTCCAGCCTTGCCCGCAGCTTCTTCCCAACCGAAGACATCGGCCTGCTGACGGTCTCGACGCAGGCCCGGCAAGACATTTCCTACAAGGCGATGAGCGGGCTTCAGTCGCAAGCGGCCACCATTTTGTCGGCTGATCCCGCCGTCGCGCATGTCACATCCACCCTCGGTTCAGGTCCCGGCGGTTCGGCACTCAATTCCGGCACGTTGCTGGTGCAGCTCAAGCCTGCCGATCAACGCCCGGCTCTCGAAACGACACTGGCCAGCCTCAGACGTTCGTTGGCTGGAATCGCCGGTCTCAAAACCTTCATCACCCCGCAGCAGAGCCTGCGTTTCGGTGGCCGCAGCACCCAGAGCCTTTATCAGGTCGTTCTGCAATCCATCGATGCCAGCGCCGCACGGCAATGGTCGCAGACGCTGGGTGACGCCATGCGCGCCGATAGCAGCTACTTCGTCGATGTGGCCTCCGACTTGCAGGACAACGCGCTTCAGGCGCATGTGGAAGTGGACAAGGATCGCGCAAACAGCCTCGGTGTGACCTCTGAAAGCCTTCGCAAGACGCTGGAAGCCGCCTTTGGCAGCTATGTCGCCACGCAAATCCAGACGACGGGCAACAGCTACGATGTCATTATCGAATATGATCAGTCCGTCGACTGGACAGAGCAATCCCTTGCTTCCCTACGAGTGGCCTCCTCCTCGGGAACGCTTGTGCCATTGTCGAGCTTCGCGACCATCACCCGCAAGCCCGGACCCGTCACGGTCAACCAAACCGGCCAGCTGACGTCCGTTACCCTGTCGTTCAACCTGCCCGCTGGCGTTTCACTGGGTACGGCGACAGCGCAGATCGATGCCCTGAAGCAGCAGATACAGCTGCCGTCCTCCGTCACCACCAACCTTGCCGGTGCAGCGCAGATTTTCAAGCAGACCAGTGACAGCACCGGCCTCCTGATCGGCGCCGCAATCTTGACGATCTACATCGTTCTCGGGGTCTTCTACGAAAGCTTCCTGCATCCGCTGACCATCCTGTCAGGTCTGCCATCGGCGGCATTCGGAGCGTTGTTGACGCTGAAGCTCTTCGGCTTCGACCTTTCGATCATCGCGCTTATCGGTCTTCTGATGCTGATCGGGATCGTCAAGAAAAACGCGATCATGATGATCGACGTGGCCCTTACCTTGCAACGCGACGAGCATATGCCAACGCTCGACGCCATTCACGAAGCGGCCGTGCGGCGTCTGCGTCCGATCATGATGACGACGTTCTGCGCCTTGTTTGGCGCGCTACCCATTGCGCTTGGCACCGGCGCAAGCTCCGAACTGCGCCAGCCGCTTGGCATCGCCGTCGTTGGCGGCCTGATTGTCAGTCAGGTGCTTACACTGTTCATGACGCCTGTCATTTTCGTGGAGGTGGAGCGGTTCTCGGAGTTTCTCAAATCGCTGTGGACGCGCAGACACCCCGAGCCCGTCACGCAGTGA
- the cobS gene encoding cobaltochelatase subunit CobS, whose protein sequence is MSKIDLDITNLPDTTVSVRDVFGIDTDLRVPAYSQGDAYVPDLDPDYLFDRDTTLAILAGFAHNRRVMVSGFHGTGKSTHIEQVAARLNWPCVRVNLDSHVSRIDLVGKDAIVLKDGKQVTEFKDGILPWAYQHNVALVFDEYDAGRPDVMFVIQRVLESSGRLTLLDQSRVIRPHPAFRIFATANTVGLGDTTGLYHGTQQINQAQMDRWSVVTTLNYLPHEQEVNIVVAKVKSLDNAKGRETASKMVRVADLTRSAFINGDLSTVMSPRTVITWAENADIFGDIAFAFRVTFLNKCDELERTLVAEQYQRAFGVELKESAANIVLSA, encoded by the coding sequence ATGAGCAAAATTGACCTGGATATTACCAACCTGCCGGACACCACCGTTTCGGTAAGAGACGTTTTCGGCATCGATACGGACCTGCGTGTGCCCGCCTATTCTCAAGGCGATGCCTATGTGCCGGATCTGGACCCGGACTACCTGTTCGACCGCGATACGACGCTGGCCATTCTCGCAGGCTTTGCTCACAACCGACGCGTCATGGTGTCCGGTTTCCACGGCACGGGTAAGTCCACCCATATCGAGCAGGTTGCGGCCCGCCTCAACTGGCCTTGCGTTCGCGTCAACCTCGATAGCCATGTCAGCCGTATCGACCTCGTCGGCAAGGACGCCATCGTTCTGAAAGACGGCAAGCAGGTTACCGAATTCAAGGACGGCATTCTGCCCTGGGCCTATCAGCACAATGTCGCGCTAGTATTCGACGAGTATGATGCCGGACGCCCGGATGTGATGTTCGTCATTCAGCGCGTGCTGGAATCGTCCGGTCGCCTGACGCTTCTCGACCAGAGCCGCGTCATCCGTCCTCACCCCGCATTCCGCATTTTTGCGACGGCCAACACGGTTGGTCTCGGTGATACGACCGGCCTCTACCACGGCACGCAGCAGATCAACCAGGCGCAGATGGACCGTTGGTCTGTCGTGACGACGCTGAACTATCTTCCGCATGAGCAGGAAGTGAATATCGTCGTCGCCAAGGTCAAGAGCCTCGACAACGCCAAGGGCCGCGAAACCGCTTCCAAGATGGTGCGTGTGGCCGATCTGACCCGTTCAGCCTTCATCAACGGCGATCTGTCCACCGTCATGAGCCCGCGTACGGTCATCACCTGGGCTGAAAATGCCGATATTTTCGGCGATATTGCCTTCGCGTTCCGCGTCACCTTCCTCAACAAGTGCGACGAGCTGGAGCGGACGCTTGTGGCTGAGCAGTATCAGCGCGCATTCGGCGTCGAACTGAAGGAAAGCGCTGCGAACATCGTTCTGAGCGCCTGA
- a CDS encoding efflux RND transporter periplasmic adaptor subunit, whose amino-acid sequence MTFVVVAAISALLFVYRSDLQPYLPAWASQTAAPQESAHASGGSQSKNGDRRGGGGQAGGRTITVTVAVAKSGSLPVTRQTIGTIVPVASTALTSPISGIVANVLAKDGAEVKAGDLLVQIDDRTIKANIQRDQAQLAKDQATLDSANATLSRVETLAKTGVDTQQQVSDASATAKQAAATLLVDQANIAADNVTLSQTQIRAPFDGKLGAVLFSAGAYVAPGANVAQLTQMRPVYAEFVLPEPDLDLIRSTMANNSLTADVTPTQAGADNSPATGKIVFIDNNVDAASGTFKLRMLLENHAERFWPGQSLKVSVNAGQADNLVIVPMVALQPHSDGYSSFVVKPDNTVEQRKVTVALSNGNLAGVSDGLKEGDALVTEGQASLTNGSHVMVKNPSEGADAGAKISQNGAAL is encoded by the coding sequence ATGACCTTTGTGGTAGTCGCAGCGATTTCTGCTCTGCTTTTTGTCTACCGCAGCGATCTCCAACCCTATTTGCCAGCCTGGGCGAGCCAAACTGCGGCTCCGCAGGAAAGCGCGCACGCATCCGGCGGCAGCCAGTCTAAAAACGGCGACAGGCGTGGTGGAGGAGGTCAGGCAGGCGGGCGCACCATTACCGTGACGGTTGCCGTTGCGAAATCCGGCTCGTTGCCGGTCACGCGACAGACCATCGGCACCATCGTGCCCGTGGCGTCTACAGCGCTGACCAGCCCCATTTCCGGCATCGTTGCCAATGTGCTGGCCAAGGATGGCGCGGAGGTCAAGGCAGGCGATCTCTTGGTGCAGATCGATGACAGAACGATCAAGGCCAATATCCAACGCGATCAGGCGCAGCTTGCCAAGGATCAAGCCACGCTGGATTCCGCCAATGCCACTCTGAGCAGGGTCGAGACTTTGGCCAAAACCGGCGTAGACACCCAGCAGCAGGTCAGTGATGCCAGCGCCACCGCCAAACAGGCTGCAGCAACCCTGCTGGTCGATCAGGCTAATATCGCCGCAGATAATGTCACCCTGTCGCAAACCCAGATCAGGGCGCCATTCGATGGCAAGCTGGGCGCTGTCTTGTTTTCAGCAGGCGCCTATGTCGCACCGGGCGCGAATGTAGCTCAGTTGACGCAGATGCGGCCCGTCTATGCGGAGTTCGTGCTGCCGGAGCCAGACCTCGACCTTATCCGCTCGACCATGGCAAACAACAGCCTGACCGCAGACGTCACGCCGACGCAAGCGGGTGCCGATAATAGTCCCGCCACCGGCAAGATCGTGTTCATAGACAACAATGTCGACGCGGCCTCGGGCACATTCAAACTGCGCATGCTGCTGGAAAATCATGCTGAAAGGTTCTGGCCCGGCCAGTCGCTCAAGGTCTCGGTCAATGCCGGGCAGGCAGACAATCTGGTTATCGTACCCATGGTGGCCCTTCAGCCGCATTCCGACGGCTACAGCAGCTTCGTGGTCAAGCCTGATAATACCGTCGAACAGCGCAAGGTGACCGTGGCGCTCAGCAACGGCAATCTCGCCGGTGTTTCGGACGGGCTGAAGGAAGGCGACGCTCTGGTCACCGAAGGTCAGGCCAGCCTGACGAACGGCAGCCATGTGATGGTGAAAAACCCGAGTGAAGGCGCAGATGCTGGCGCCAAGATTTCCCAAAATGGGGCTGCGCTATGA